GTCGACAGAAACTCTTCTAAAAGTAAAAATGAAGTTTTCAAAAGAGCACAAAATCGTCTGAATCAGGGTTTAAGTATTTGTATTTTTCCGGAAGGAGGAGTTCCTGATGATGAATCTATCTTGTTGGATGAGTTTAAAGATGGCGCTTTCAGATTGGCGATTGAGCATCAAATCCCGATTGTTCCCATCGTTTTTGCAGATAATAAAGAGCGTTTCTCATACACTTTTTTAAGTGGAAGTCCGGGAAAAATGCGTGCTAGAATCCTGCCTTTTGTAGAAACTGCACATCTCACAAATGAAAACAGAAAAGAGCTTAGAGATCAGGTTAGAGAAATAATTTATAACGGATTGTTAGAGTTTGGAAAAGAGACGATCAAGGAAGAATCATTAATAATAAAACCCGGCAAAATTTAATTTGCCGGGTTTTTTTTGAATTAAAATAACCCCTTATTTATATTCAAAATTTTTATCTGTGTATTATTTTTTCTGAAATAAAACGTAATACTTTTTTAAATTTTAGTCTGGTTTTTTTTCGGTTTTTATTCAACAACACTTCTATTTTCTCTTTCATGGTTAAAATATTATTTGGTTGATAATAAAGAGTTTAATCCTGTAAAACTCAAGTTAATGTCACATAATATACAGAGAGTAAAAATTGAAAAAGGTTGCGTCGCCAACCTGATATTGTTTGAAAAAAAATTAAAAAAACCCCGTTAGTCCTTGGAAACTAACGGACTTTAATTAAATAACAAACCAAATTTATTCTAAAAAAAACCGCGAATGCTACTCCAAACAAATCGCATTTGTTTAATAGATGGATGCTTTGTAAAATGGTTGCGTGTTTTTTTTGCTTTTTTTAATAAAAAAACCCGATTGGGTTTTAAAGTCCAATCGGGTTATGATAAAAATACTGCAAAATACAGATTTATATTGTTTTAGGCATTTGCTAATTCTTTGATGTGTGCTTTAATTTTAAGCTCTAATTCATCAGCTAATTCCGGATTATCTTTAATTAAAGATTTTACAGCATCACGTCCTTGTCCTAATTTTGTATCTCCGTAGCTGAACCACGACCCCGCCTTTTTAACGATCTCAAATTCAACTGCTAAGTCAAGAATTTCACCTGTTTTAGAAACCCCTTCTCCATACATAATATCAAATTCTGCGGTTTTAAAAGGTGGTGCAACTTTGTTTTTTACGATCTTAACTTTGGTTCTGTTTCCGATAACATTTTCTCCGTCTTTAATTTGAGAAGAACGACGAATATCTAAACGAACAGAAGCATAAAATTTTAATGCATTACCTCCGGTAGTGGTTTCAGGATTTCCAAACATTACACCAATTTTCTCTCTCAACTGGTTGATGAAGAAAACAGTACAATTTGTTTTACTGATAGTTCCGGTTAATTTTCTTAATGCCTGA
The sequence above is drawn from the Flavobacterium sp. N2038 genome and encodes:
- a CDS encoding lysophospholipid acyltransferase family protein produces the protein MIVANHTSMTDIMLMLAVVRNPFVFVGKKELVKIPLFGFFYKRTCILVDRNSSKSKNEVFKRAQNRLNQGLSICIFPEGGVPDDESILLDEFKDGAFRLAIEHQIPIVPIVFADNKERFSYTFLSGSPGKMRARILPFVETAHLTNENRKELRDQVREIIYNGLLEFGKETIKEESLIIKPGKI